Proteins encoded within one genomic window of Lycium ferocissimum isolate CSIRO_LF1 unplaced genomic scaffold, AGI_CSIRO_Lferr_CH_V1 ctg473, whole genome shotgun sequence:
- the LOC132044528 gene encoding secretory carrier-associated membrane protein 3-like encodes MASHYDRNPFAEEEEVNPFADGGGKSKGQSKFSGGAFYTTSSVPPAANSRLSPLPHEPADFYDRDAPVDIPLDSSTDLKKKEKELQAKENELRRREQDLRRKEEAAARAGIVIEAKNWPPFFPIIHHDIANEIPVHLQRLQYVAFTTFLGLFACLLWNIIATTTAWIKEGDVKIWFLSIIYFISGVPGAYFLWYRPLYRAFRTEGAMKFAWFFLFYLLHIAFCVFAAVAPPVVFRGKSLTGILPAVDLIGKQVLVGIFYFIGFGLFCLESVLSIWVIQQVYMYFRGSGKAAEMKREAARGALRAAI; translated from the exons ATGGCCAGTCATTATGATCGTAACCCTTTtgctgaagaagaagaagttaacCCCTTTGCT GATGGAGGAGGAAAATCAAAAGGACAATCAAAATTTAGTGGAGGCGCATTTTATACCACA AGTAGTGTTCCTCCAGCGGCAAACTCGAGACTTTCACCCCTTCCACATGAACCTGCTGATTTCTATGATCGCGATGCGCCTGTTGATATTCCACTTGACAGTTCTACG gacttgaaaaagaaagagaaggaacTTCAGGCTAAGGAGAATGAATTGCGAAGGAGGGAACAG GATCTGAGACGAAAAGAAGAGGCTGCTGCAAGAG CTGGCATTGTTATTGAGGCAAAAAATTGGCCCCCATTCTTCCCAATTATTCATCATGATATTGCAAATGAAATACCAGTTCATTTGCAAAGGCTGCAATATGTCGCATTTACTACCTTCTTGG GACTTTTTGCATGCCTTTTATGGAACATCATTGCTACCACTACAGCATGGATTAAAGAAGGAG ATGTAAAAATCTGGTTCCTTTCAATTATTTACTTCATATCGGGGGTTCCTGGAGCCTATTTTCTGTGGTATCGTCCTCTTTATCGTGCTTTCAG AACTGAGGGTGCTATGAAGTTTGCatggtttttcttgttttacttg CTCCACATCGCATTCTGCGTCTTTGCGGCTGTTGCTCCTCCAGTAGTTTTCAGAGGAAAATCGCTTAC AGGCATTCTACCTGCAGTAGATCTCATTGGCAAACAAGTACTTGTTGGG aTTTTCTATTTCATTGGTTTTGGGCTATTTTGTCTTGAATCCGTCTTGAGCATATGGGTTATTCAG CAAGTATACATGTATTTCCGAGGAAGTGGTAAGGCTGCAGAAATGAAGCGTGAAGCTGCTAGAGGTGCCTTGAGGGCAGCAATATAA
- the LOC132044541 gene encoding glycine-rich cell wall structural protein-like — protein MKNSKALIYTLLTFLFITITLTFTTQSDNNNGGGFGFVPGGGFNIPGFGPGGSGGYGGGFGGPTGGHAKGGIIRPTVVCKDKGPCFGKKLKCPSKCFKSFSRAGKGYGYGGGSGGCTMDCKKKCVAYC, from the coding sequence atgaagaattcaAAAGCTCTCATCTACACTCTCTTAACTTTCTTGTTCATCACAATCACCTTAACTTTCACTACTCAAAGTGACAATAATAATGGTGGTGGATTTGGATTTGTGCCTGGTGGTGGATTCAATATCCCTGGATTTGGGCCTGGTGGTAGTGGAGGATATGGTGGTGGATTTGGAGGCCCAACAGGAGGTCATGCTAAAGGTGGTATCATAAGGCCAACTGTTGTTTGCAAAGATAAAGGTCCATGTTTTGGTAAAAAATTAAAGTGTCCATCAAAGTGTTTCAAGTCATTTAGTAGAGCTGGAAAAGGTTATGGTTATGGTGGTGGGAGTGGTGGATGTACTATGGATTGCAAGAAGAAATGTGTTGCATATTGTTAA